CGCCGAAGATCCGCTGCATGGCGATGAACGGCCGCCCGTCCTCGGTCTTCCCCACTTCGTAGACCTTGCAGACATTGGGATGCTCCACCCGCACCTGCGCTCGCGCTTCCCGCAGCATGCGCGCCTCGGTCTCGGGGTCGAAGCGGCTCAAGACCTTGAGGGCCACCGGCCGCTCCAGCACCGGATCCCACACCTCGTACACCTCCCCCATGCCGCCGCGGCCGATGGGGGTACCGGTTTGATAACGCATGCTCTGATTCTCGGGGAGTCCCGGCGCTTCCTGGTGGCTGATGGATGGGTGAAGGAAGCGCTCGGGACAAACTGAGATTATCAGCCCCCGGTTCTCCCGAACGATCCTCCGGGAACGTGTAGACTACCCAGGTAAGTAGCCTCTAATACGAAGATCTGCGGAAGGATGCAGAGACCCGGAGTCCCTGGGACGACGGTGTGCTCTGCCGCGAGGATATCCACCGATGAGTGCACAGGCCGAAGGGCAATCGAGCCCGGCTCAGGGAAGCGACCGAGAAGCAGGGAACGCCGTCACGGAAGTCGACATTCTGATCGTCGGCTTCGGCTTCTCCTGCATTCCGCTCCTCCGGGAGCTCGATCTCCGGGGCACCGAGTACACCATCGTCTCGGATCGCAACCCCGTGTGGAAGCTGCTGGAAGAGTCGGGACGGCTGGACTTCGACCTGGTCAGCAGCTACCACGGCAGCTTCTACTCCTTCGACCTGGCCGCCGACCCCGAGGGCTACCGGGATCGCTACACCACCGCCGAAGAGTTCTACGGGATGCACCTGCGCTATCTCGAGCACTACCGCGACCAGATCCATTTCGACCACGTCGATCTGATCGAGAACTACGACACCTACAGCCTGGTGCACACCAGCGCGGGGAAAGTCTACCGGGCCAAGCAGGTGATCGTCTCCACCGGCTTCCGGCGCAAGATCCACAGCACCCTGAGCACCTTCGACTACAGCATCAAGGGCAAGACGGTCCTGTTCACCACCATGGGCGACTCGGCGAATCTGATGATCTCGAAGCTCATTCCCCGGGGCAACAAGATCCTGGTGGCGACGGATCGCTTCATGGCCCTGGACAAGATCCTCACCCTCTCCGGCCGCACCTTCACCAACGATCAGCTGGAGTCCCACAACCTCTCCTACGTGGCTCCGAGGGTCTATCGGCGCATCGTCTGGGGCTCCTTCACCACGGCGCTGACCCGCCTGGCCATCCTCTTGATGGGCACGCCGCTGCACCGCCCTGCGCTGCGCCTCATCGGCTGGATCGGCAAGCTCTTCACCTCCCAGCAATTCATCGCCAAATACCCCGAGACCTTCTCCTTCCGCTCCCCCCGCCAGCTCGCCCCCTGGTCGGCACGGCGCAAACTGGTGCCCTGGCCCAACGGCGTCATCGCCATCAAGCATTGGCCCATCGACGCCTATGCGGAGCATTTCGACGGGCGCATCGAGGAAGCCATCGAAGAAGGCTACATCCTCAACGACATCCACTACTTCATCGACCAGGGCTATGTCACCCTCTACCCGAAGTCCCGGTCCTCCATCGACCGCGAGGGCCAAACGCTGACCCACGACGGCGAGACCGTGGCCTACGACTTCCTGGTGGAGGGCGATCGGGAGACTCCGCGCATTCCCAAGATCGTGATCAAGCACTCCGGAGGAGACGGGGAGTACCGCTACCGCTTCAAGGGCGCGTACCTGGGCATCGTGCCGGAGGAGCTACGCAACATCTTCCTCATCGGCTTCGCCCGGCCGACGACGGCGGGGCTGGCCACGCTGACGGAGATGCAATGCCTCTTCGTCCATCAGATGCTCGCCGAGCCGGAGTTCAAGGCGTCGGTGTACGAGAATGTCTCGGAGCGCATCGAGAAATACAACGCCCGGCACTACCACTACCAGGAGGACGGCCCCGCGGACCACGTGGTCTTCTTCGGCACCTACGTGGAGGACGTGGCGCGGGCCATGGGCATCAACCAAAGCCTGCAGGATTGCAAGACCCGAGACGAGCGGACGAAGTTCCTCTTCTTCCCCAACGCTCCGTTCAAATACCGCGTGTCGGGGAAGTACGAGGTCGAAGGCTGCGACCGGCTGGTGGATCAGATTTACCGCAACCACGACCGCTTCTGGATCCACCGGGCGGGCTTCTGGCGGGTTCTCCTCTACCGCGTGATGATCGTCCTGGCGTGGCTCCGGTTCTACCTCGACGGCTCTATTTCCCTCGGAGGGTTCGTGGCTCTGCTGCTCCTGACGCCCCTCTTCTTCCGCGGGCTCCAGGTGCTCACCGGGCTGCTCTCGTCGAGCAAGAAGGTTGATGTGGCACAGATCGTCTACGCCGCCCTCGGCGTGGTGGCGGTGGGGATCTTCGGCGGCCACGCCCTGTGGTTCGTGCTCGGCGGCGACATGCTGGCAACGCTGGTGCTGCGCCAGCTCAAACCCTCCTGGGTGCGCTATGCCTTCGGCGATCTGAAGGTGAAGTCGAAATTCAAGGGCTTCTTCCAGCGCTACCTGGAGGCCTACCGCCGCGTCCATCGCATTGGCCAGGAGAAAGAGGCGGCCTGAGGCCCACAGCCCGGCTCCATCGCCGCCTCCGCCGCCAACCCATCGTGCCCTCCATTACCCTGATCCGCCACGGACCCATCACCCTCGATCTCGAGCAACCGGTGGAGGCTCGGCGCTTCGTCGAGTTGATGGACGAGGCAGACGCCAGCGGTATCCGGCCGGACGTGCCCCCGCCGCCGGAGCTCCTCGCGGCGGTCCGTGAAGCCGGCTGCTTCCTCAGCTCCGACCTTCGGCGCTCGCAGGAGTCGGCGGCCCTGGTGGCCCAAGGCCGGCCGGTGCAGGCGGATCCTCTCTATCGGGAAATCCCCCTGCGCTGTCATCTGCCCGGGAGCTTCCGCCTCCCCGCCCTCTCCTTCTTTCGCTTCTTGAGGCTGCTGCGCCGATGGGGGCTGGCCTTCGACGGAGAGTCCGTCGGGCAGACCCGTCGGCGAGCGGGGGAGGCGGCGGAAGCCCTGGAGAGCCTGGCCACCGCTCATCCTTCGGTGGTCCTGGTGGCTCACGCCATGATCAATCGCCAGATCGCAGGGGCT
This window of the Acidobacteriota bacterium genome carries:
- a CDS encoding histidine phosphatase family protein, with translation MPSITLIRHGPITLDLEQPVEARRFVELMDEADASGIRPDVPPPPELLAAVREAGCFLSSDLRRSQESAALVAQGRPVQADPLYREIPLRCHLPGSFRLPALSFFRFLRLLRRWGLAFDGESVGQTRRRAGEAAEALESLATAHPSVVLVAHAMINRQIAGALRRRGWRGPERPSSKNWGATVYRRG